A part of Aquaspirillum sp. LM1 genomic DNA contains:
- a CDS encoding cupin domain-containing protein: MISRPIEVLGGMDAETFLRDYWQKAPLLIRQAIPDVGKPVDLEWLSELASRDDVESRLVEYRQGQWKVEHGPLSSRRLARLPESDWTILVQSVNQHLPHIADILWRFDFLPYARLDDLMISYAPPGGTVGPHFDSYDVFLLQVGGRKRWQISGQDDVSLVDGAPLKILQHFDADQTWELGHGDMLYLPPKYAHYGVALEPGMTYSIGFRAPTCQEMVTQFLVYLQDRLCCEGMYSDPDRQPTDAPGRIGADMMDQVSEMLQAIQWDKSTVADFLGHYLTEPKAHVFYDAPDEPLDEDAFAQALAEQGVWLDLKSQILFTEQQVYTNGEIQEIDAADRADWETLANRRRLPAGQYSESLTEALYEGYLNGFWHVH; this comes from the coding sequence TTGATTTCACGCCCTATTGAAGTGCTTGGTGGTATGGATGCAGAAACCTTTCTGCGCGACTACTGGCAAAAAGCCCCATTGTTGATCCGTCAGGCCATTCCGGATGTCGGCAAGCCAGTGGATCTGGAGTGGCTCAGCGAGCTGGCCAGTCGCGATGATGTTGAATCACGGCTGGTGGAATACCGTCAGGGGCAATGGAAAGTCGAACATGGCCCGCTGTCCAGCCGCCGGCTGGCCCGACTGCCGGAAAGTGACTGGACCATTCTGGTACAGAGCGTAAACCAGCACCTGCCCCATATTGCCGACATTTTGTGGCGATTTGATTTTCTGCCTTACGCCCGGCTGGACGATCTGATGATCAGCTATGCACCACCAGGGGGCACGGTCGGGCCACATTTTGACTCGTACGACGTGTTCCTGCTGCAGGTAGGCGGGCGCAAGCGCTGGCAGATTTCCGGCCAGGACGATGTGTCGCTGGTAGACGGCGCGCCGCTGAAAATCCTGCAGCATTTTGATGCCGACCAGACCTGGGAGCTGGGCCATGGCGACATGCTCTACCTGCCGCCCAAGTACGCCCACTATGGTGTGGCGCTGGAGCCAGGCATGACTTACTCGATCGGTTTTCGCGCGCCCACCTGTCAGGAAATGGTCACCCAGTTTCTGGTGTACCTGCAGGACCGGCTGTGCTGCGAAGGCATGTACAGCGACCCTGACCGTCAGCCCACCGACGCACCGGGCCGGATCGGCGCGGACATGATGGATCAGGTCAGCGAAATGTTGCAGGCCATTCAATGGGATAAGTCCACGGTTGCCGATTTTCTGGGTCACTATCTGACCGAGCCCAAAGCCCATGTGTTTTATGATGCGCCGGATGAGCCTCTGGACGAGGACGCGTTTGCCCAGGCGCTGGCCGAGCAGGGCGTCTGGCTGGATTTGAAGAGCCAGATCCTGTTTACCGAGCAGCAGGTGTACACCAATGGTGAAATCCAGGAAATCGACGCCGCTGACCGCGCTGACTGGGAAACCCTGGCCAATCGGCGCCGCCTGCCTGCCGGCCAGTATTCGGAAAGTTTGACCGAAGCGCTGTACGAGGGCTATCTGAACGGCTTCTGGCACGTGCACTGA
- a CDS encoding peptidylprolyl isomerase, with protein MQIVKNTVVTLHYEMFDSENTLVDKTDEPISYLHGGYDGIFPLVEENLHEKKAGDKVDVLMQPDDAFGDYEAELVRVESADVFPDDVELAVGMVFEADDPETGDVLMFRVTEIAEGKVVVDANHPLAGQAVRFVATVTDVRPASPDEITHGHAHGEHGHHH; from the coding sequence ATGCAAATCGTTAAAAATACCGTGGTGACGCTGCACTACGAAATGTTCGACTCCGAAAACACGCTGGTCGACAAAACCGACGAGCCGATCAGCTACCTGCACGGCGGCTACGACGGTATTTTCCCGCTGGTGGAAGAAAACCTCCACGAGAAGAAAGCCGGCGACAAGGTCGACGTGCTGATGCAACCGGACGACGCATTTGGCGACTACGAAGCCGAACTGGTGCGAGTGGAATCGGCTGACGTGTTCCCGGACGACGTTGAACTGGCCGTCGGCATGGTGTTCGAAGCTGACGATCCGGAAACCGGCGATGTGCTGATGTTCCGTGTCACCGAAATTGCCGAAGGCAAGGTGGTGGTGGACGCCAATCATCCGCTGGCCGGCCAGGCCGTGCGCTTTGTGGCCACCGTGACCGATGTTCGCCCGGCCAGCCCGGACGAAATCACCCACGGCCACGCCCACGGTGAACACGGCCATCATCACTGA
- a CDS encoding EAL domain-containing protein yields MSLSLTIPIPDTASGEPVAVPVRRTIEQIISPRIFSCPPDTCVVEAARLMREAACGSLLVIDNTRAVGIWTESDALRLNFADPATFSLCVRDVMSWPVKTISVETSFNDAAVLFKRQGVRHYLVVDDQGGYRGILSQSDIVLNQGAEFFLKLKHLDTILDPDHRPVQVTADVPLHEAIQRMREQQSEALLIRYPDDEFGILTQRDVVRLLADRVTHLAVGAVASHPIISVPKQTSLYYARKLLAEKHIRHLGVLDRGELVGVISFSDILTSIEHEYVNELQYALRERDEALQISRQNLRMADKVFESTLEGIMITDANGVIESVNPAFTRITGYRKSEAVGRNARLLSSGKQPLEFYRHLWSSLRDNGFWQGELWNRCKNGTLFHEYLTITGIKDETGQYSHFAGIFTDITQRKIAEERLHFLANHDPLTGLPNRTLFMERLLLATQRAQRETRKIGLMFIDLDRFKYINDTMGHAAGDKLLTVIAERLKSSLRDSDTVARLGGDEFTVILESVADVQHVAKVAKKLVSKLNGIVKIEQQEVFVTASIGIAIYPEDGEAPETLLMNADTAMYRAKERGKNNFQFFTSDMNTSTMERMRLENSLHAALARGELLLHYQPKLKLADESLFGYEALIRWNHPQMGMVSPAQFIPIAEDSSLIVPIGDWVLHTACSQARIWLDQGRLPGRMAVNISHRQLKLSNLVESVHSALNQSGLPAECLELEITESMAMDTTQETLDTLVRLREMGVHLTIDDFGTGYSSLSYLRKLPIDGLKIDRSFVAGLEQEPGDAAITRAIISLANSLNLAVTAEGIEEPYQLNFLREQGCPFGQGYWYCRPMEVAKLDDWLSAKSL; encoded by the coding sequence GTGTCTCTTTCGCTGACCATCCCCATTCCTGACACTGCCAGTGGAGAGCCTGTTGCTGTGCCCGTGCGTCGCACCATCGAACAAATCATTTCCCCACGCATTTTTTCCTGCCCGCCCGACACTTGTGTGGTAGAAGCCGCCCGGCTGATGCGTGAGGCGGCCTGCGGCTCGCTGCTGGTGATCGACAATACCCGCGCAGTGGGCATCTGGACCGAATCCGACGCCTTGCGGCTGAACTTTGCCGATCCGGCCACCTTCAGCCTGTGCGTGCGCGACGTGATGAGCTGGCCGGTGAAAACCATCTCGGTGGAAACCAGCTTCAACGACGCCGCCGTGCTGTTCAAGCGCCAGGGTGTGCGTCACTATCTGGTGGTGGATGATCAGGGTGGCTATCGCGGCATCCTGTCGCAAAGCGACATCGTGCTGAATCAGGGGGCCGAGTTTTTCCTCAAGCTCAAACACCTCGACACCATTCTCGATCCCGACCACCGTCCGGTACAGGTCACCGCCGATGTGCCGCTGCACGAGGCGATTCAGCGCATGCGCGAGCAGCAGTCCGAAGCGCTGCTGATCCGCTACCCGGACGACGAGTTTGGCATTCTGACCCAGCGCGACGTGGTGCGCCTGCTGGCCGACCGGGTAACCCACCTGGCGGTGGGCGCTGTGGCCAGTCACCCGATCATCAGCGTGCCCAAGCAAACCAGCCTGTACTATGCACGCAAGCTGCTGGCAGAAAAACATATCCGCCATCTGGGCGTGCTTGATCGTGGCGAACTGGTTGGGGTGATCAGTTTTTCCGATATTCTCACCAGCATTGAGCACGAGTATGTCAACGAGCTGCAGTATGCGCTGAGAGAGCGCGACGAGGCGCTGCAGATTTCCCGGCAAAACCTGCGTATGGCCGACAAGGTGTTTGAGTCAACGTTGGAAGGCATCATGATCACCGATGCCAATGGGGTGATCGAGTCGGTCAACCCGGCGTTCACCCGCATCACCGGCTACCGCAAATCCGAAGCGGTGGGGCGCAATGCGCGCCTCCTGTCTTCCGGCAAGCAGCCGCTGGAGTTTTACCGTCACCTGTGGAGCAGTCTGCGCGACAACGGTTTCTGGCAAGGCGAGCTGTGGAACCGTTGCAAAAATGGTACGTTGTTCCACGAATACCTGACCATTACCGGCATCAAGGACGAAACTGGCCAGTATTCGCACTTTGCCGGCATTTTCACCGATATCACCCAGCGCAAGATTGCCGAAGAGCGCCTGCATTTTCTGGCCAACCACGATCCGCTGACCGGCCTGCCTAACCGCACACTGTTCATGGAGCGCCTGTTGCTGGCCACCCAGCGTGCCCAGCGGGAAACCCGCAAGATCGGGCTGATGTTCATCGACCTGGACCGTTTCAAGTACATCAACGACACCATGGGCCATGCTGCTGGCGACAAGCTGCTGACGGTGATTGCCGAACGGCTGAAAAGCAGCCTGCGTGACAGTGACACGGTGGCGCGGCTGGGCGGCGACGAATTCACCGTGATTCTGGAAAGCGTTGCCGACGTGCAGCATGTGGCCAAGGTGGCTAAAAAATTGGTGTCCAAACTCAACGGCATCGTCAAGATTGAGCAGCAGGAAGTGTTTGTCACCGCGTCCATCGGCATTGCCATCTACCCGGAAGACGGCGAAGCGCCGGAAACCCTGCTGATGAATGCCGACACGGCCATGTACCGGGCCAAGGAACGCGGCAAGAACAATTTCCAGTTCTTCACCTCGGACATGAACACTTCCACCATGGAGCGCATGCGGCTGGAAAATAGTCTGCACGCGGCGCTGGCACGGGGAGAGCTGCTGCTGCACTATCAGCCCAAGCTCAAGCTGGCCGATGAAAGCCTGTTTGGCTACGAGGCGCTGATTCGCTGGAACCACCCGCAAATGGGTATGGTGTCGCCGGCGCAGTTCATTCCGATTGCCGAAGATTCCTCGCTGATTGTGCCGATTGGTGACTGGGTGCTGCATACCGCCTGCAGCCAGGCGCGCATCTGGCTGGATCAGGGGCGCCTGCCGGGACGGATGGCGGTGAATATTTCCCACCGCCAGCTTAAACTGAGCAATCTGGTCGAGAGCGTGCACAGCGCGCTGAACCAGAGTGGCCTGCCGGCAGAATGCCTGGAGCTGGAAATCACCGAAAGCATGGCGATGGACACCACCCAGGAAACCCTGGATACCCTGGTGCGCCTGCGCGAGATGGGGGTGCATCTGACCATCGACGACTTTGGCACGGGCTACTCTTCGCTGTCCTACCTGCGCAAGCTGCCCATCGACGGTCTGAAGATCGACCGTTCGTTTGTGGCCGGGCTGGAGCAGGAGCCGGGTGATGCGGCGATTACCCGGGCCATTATCTCGCTGGCCAACAGCCTGAACCTGGCGGTGACCGCCGAGGGGATTGAAGAGCCTTACCAGCTGAATTTCCTGCGTGAGCAGGGCTGCCCGTTTGGTCAGGGCTATTGGTATTGCCGGCCCATGGAGGTAGCCAAGCTGGATGATTGGCTGAGCGCCAAATCGCTGTAA